The following coding sequences lie in one Lichenicola cladoniae genomic window:
- a CDS encoding LysR family transcriptional regulator: MNWEGLDLNLLAVFEAVMQERNLTRAGQRLGLSQPAVSHALGRLRQQIGDELLVRGPDGMVPTARAEQLAGPVREALASLRIALATQAAHPGEMRGPFTMSVNGYTAFVLAGRLIAGLRDAAPHLKLTLLPSGTRNVLDELDAGVIDLALTRMPDGGDRFKCAAVLTDHFVTVLRREHPALQGRLTLQDLAALDHMTITSTGDNTSFLDEALEANGLQRRIALSVPFLSAAELLGQSDLIAVMPARVAAHLGAGLEVRALPCAGPPVDLWMTWHRRRDGDAEQLWVRDTIRSCLQAIGREGPFISRMGR; this comes from the coding sequence ATGAATTGGGAGGGGCTCGACCTCAATCTGCTGGCCGTGTTCGAGGCGGTGATGCAGGAGCGAAACCTGACCCGCGCCGGGCAGCGGCTCGGGCTGAGCCAGCCGGCGGTCAGCCACGCTTTGGGCCGTCTGCGCCAGCAAATAGGCGATGAATTGCTGGTGCGCGGTCCGGACGGCATGGTTCCCACAGCGCGCGCCGAACAGCTTGCTGGCCCGGTGCGCGAGGCCCTCGCCAGCCTGCGGATCGCCCTGGCGACACAGGCCGCCCATCCCGGGGAGATGCGGGGCCCTTTCACGATGTCGGTGAACGGCTACACCGCCTTTGTGCTGGCCGGACGGCTGATCGCCGGGCTACGCGATGCGGCGCCTCATCTGAAGTTGACCCTGCTGCCCAGCGGAACCCGTAACGTGCTGGACGAGTTGGATGCCGGCGTGATTGATCTTGCGTTGACCCGCATGCCGGATGGCGGCGACCGCTTTAAATGCGCGGCCGTGTTGACGGACCATTTTGTCACGGTCTTGCGCCGCGAACACCCGGCGCTTCAGGGCCGGCTAACGCTGCAGGATCTGGCCGCGCTTGACCACATGACCATCACTTCCACCGGCGACAATACGAGTTTCCTGGATGAGGCGCTGGAGGCGAACGGCTTGCAACGGCGGATCGCATTAAGCGTGCCGTTCCTGTCGGCTGCCGAATTGCTAGGCCAATCCGACCTAATCGCCGTGATGCCAGCGCGTGTGGCGGCGCACCTTGGGGCCGGACTAGAGGTTCGGGCCTTGCCTTGCGCAGGACCGCCGGTGGATCTGTGGATGACCTGGCACCGCCGGCGAGACGGTGATGCCGAGCAGCTTTGGGTCCGCGATACGATCCGGTCCTGCTTGCAAGCGATTGGCCGCGAAGGTCCATTCATCTCGCGCATGGGCCGGTGA
- a CDS encoding efflux RND transporter permease subunit: protein MNVSAGFIRKPIATSLLMVAVVVLGFIGYVQLPVASLPNIDSPTIQVTAQLPGADPETVAATVATPLERQFGQISGIAQMTSSSGTGFTQVTLQFDRSRTIDSAAGDVQEAINAAAGQLPAALLNPPIYRKTNPADTPILLISMQSDTLPITRVSDYANSILAQKISQISGVGLVGVGGLQNPAIRIQVNPAQLAAANLDLEEVRAALASATVDQPKGQLYGGQQGYALQANDQIKTAEGFADTIVAYRNGAPIRVRDIGRAVVAPEDSTLAGWLDSKPAVLLAVQRQPGANVMATVAAIKKALPQLQASVPPAIDVQIVSDRTQTISASVADVQFTLLLTIALVVGVIAIFLRKFWATVIPAISVPISLVGTFAVMFVLGYSLDNLSLMALTIAVGFVVDDAIVMIENIVRHIEDGATPMQAALQGAGEIGFTIVSISISLIAVFIPLFLMSGVVGLLFREFAVTVAVSILVSVMVSLTLTPMMCAYLLKPHEATTPSRLSQAFERALAGLASLYDRALMEALRHRRITLGCMILTVVATVALFIVIPKGFFPQQDTGVIVGISEAAQDISPSGMKQRQQAIIAIASRDPAVASAVGYIGPGGPTVTENNGRVFITLKPESKRNVTADQVIVRLNKALQPVQGITLYMQSAQDINIGARLSKTQYQYTLTDVDSQELNFYGLQLLQKLQGLPELTGVASDQQSAGRTLTLAIDRAAASRFGIDPAKIDSTLYDAFGQRHVARIFTTLNQYYAILEVAPEYQGGPNALQRIYVRSQTGTEVPLSQIASFHTVTALLAINHQGQFPSVTLSFNLAQGVSIGAAVAAVHHVAAGLHMPASVVTSFQGNAQAFQSALSSTPILICAALVTVYLILGMLYESTIHPLTILSTLPAAGLGALATLMLFGRPLDVIGIIGIILLIGIVKKNGIMLVDFALHAERERGLSTEDAIHEACLLRFRPILMTTLCAMLGGVPLMLGTGTGSELRQPLGYAMVGGLLVSQVLTLFTTPVVYLYMDKLSKWFGRLSRRRIGDEVAKPA, encoded by the coding sequence ATGAATGTCTCCGCGGGCTTCATCCGCAAGCCGATCGCGACATCGCTACTGATGGTGGCGGTCGTGGTACTGGGGTTCATTGGTTATGTGCAATTGCCGGTCGCGTCACTGCCCAATATCGACTCGCCCACCATCCAAGTAACGGCGCAACTGCCGGGCGCCGATCCGGAAACGGTAGCCGCGACCGTCGCGACACCACTCGAACGGCAATTCGGCCAGATCTCCGGCATTGCGCAGATGACATCCAGCAGCGGCACCGGGTTCACCCAGGTGACGCTGCAGTTCGACCGCAGCCGCACCATCGATTCTGCCGCCGGCGACGTGCAGGAGGCGATCAATGCGGCGGCTGGGCAGTTGCCGGCTGCGCTACTTAACCCGCCGATCTATCGCAAGACCAACCCGGCCGACACGCCGATCCTGCTGATATCGATGCAATCCGACACGCTGCCGATTACCCGGGTAAGCGACTACGCCAACTCCATCCTGGCGCAGAAGATCTCGCAGATTTCGGGCGTGGGGTTGGTGGGCGTGGGCGGGCTGCAGAACCCGGCCATCCGCATTCAAGTCAACCCAGCGCAACTCGCCGCAGCCAATCTGGACCTGGAGGAAGTGCGGGCAGCACTGGCGAGCGCTACAGTGGACCAGCCAAAGGGCCAGCTCTATGGCGGGCAGCAGGGCTATGCGCTGCAGGCTAACGACCAGATCAAGACGGCCGAGGGGTTTGCCGACACGATCGTGGCGTATCGCAACGGCGCCCCGATCCGAGTGCGTGATATCGGTCGGGCCGTAGTGGCGCCGGAGGATAGCACCCTGGCCGGGTGGCTGGACAGCAAGCCCGCCGTGCTGTTGGCCGTGCAGCGCCAGCCGGGCGCCAACGTCATGGCGACTGTAGCCGCCATCAAGAAAGCGCTGCCGCAGCTACAGGCTTCCGTGCCGCCGGCCATCGACGTGCAGATCGTGTCCGATCGAACGCAGACGATCAGCGCCAGCGTGGCGGATGTGCAGTTCACCTTGCTGCTAACCATCGCGTTGGTCGTCGGCGTGATCGCCATATTCCTGCGGAAATTCTGGGCGACGGTGATCCCCGCCATCTCCGTGCCGATCTCGCTGGTTGGCACCTTCGCGGTCATGTTCGTGCTCGGCTACAGCCTGGACAACCTCTCGCTGATGGCGCTGACGATCGCCGTGGGCTTCGTGGTGGACGACGCCATCGTCATGATCGAGAACATCGTGCGCCATATCGAAGACGGCGCCACGCCGATGCAGGCGGCACTGCAAGGCGCGGGCGAGATCGGCTTCACCATCGTCTCAATTTCCATCTCGCTGATCGCGGTGTTCATCCCACTGTTTTTGATGAGCGGCGTGGTGGGGCTGCTGTTCCGCGAGTTTGCGGTGACCGTTGCCGTATCCATCCTGGTCTCAGTGATGGTGTCGCTGACGCTGACGCCGATGATGTGCGCCTATTTGCTGAAGCCGCACGAGGCGACGACGCCGAGCCGGCTGTCGCAGGCGTTCGAGCGGGCGCTGGCTGGCTTAGCGTCCCTGTATGACCGGGCACTGATGGAGGCGCTGCGGCACCGGCGCATCACGCTGGGCTGCATGATCCTGACGGTGGTCGCGACGGTCGCGCTGTTCATCGTCATCCCAAAAGGCTTCTTTCCGCAGCAGGACACCGGCGTGATCGTTGGAATTAGCGAGGCAGCGCAGGACATCTCGCCCAGTGGCATGAAGCAGCGCCAGCAAGCGATCATCGCCATTGCGAGCAGGGACCCGGCCGTAGCGTCTGCCGTCGGCTATATCGGACCCGGTGGCCCCACGGTGACCGAAAATAATGGACGGGTGTTCATCACGCTGAAGCCTGAAAGCAAGCGGAACGTCACTGCGGATCAGGTTATCGTCCGGTTGAACAAGGCCTTGCAGCCGGTACAGGGCATTACCCTGTATATGCAGTCGGCGCAGGACATCAACATCGGCGCACGGCTCTCCAAGACGCAGTATCAATACACGCTGACCGACGTCGACAGTCAGGAGTTGAATTTCTACGGCCTCCAATTGCTGCAGAAGCTGCAGGGGCTGCCCGAACTGACCGGCGTTGCCAGCGACCAGCAATCGGCCGGGCGCACGCTCACCTTGGCGATCGACCGGGCAGCGGCATCGCGCTTCGGCATTGACCCGGCGAAGATCGACTCCACCCTGTATGACGCGTTCGGCCAGCGCCATGTCGCGCGTATCTTTACGACGCTGAACCAGTATTACGCGATCCTAGAGGTAGCCCCCGAATACCAGGGTGGCCCGAACGCGCTGCAGCGCATCTATGTGCGGTCACAAACCGGCACGGAGGTGCCGCTGAGCCAGATCGCATCATTCCACACCGTGACAGCGCTGCTGGCGATCAACCATCAGGGGCAATTCCCCTCCGTAACGCTCAGCTTCAACCTGGCACAAGGCGTGTCGATCGGCGCGGCCGTGGCGGCCGTACATCATGTGGCAGCCGGTTTGCACATGCCGGCTTCAGTCGTGACGAGCTTTCAAGGCAACGCGCAGGCGTTCCAAAGCGCGCTGAGCAGCACGCCTATTCTGATCTGCGCCGCGTTGGTTACCGTCTATCTGATCCTGGGCATGCTGTATGAAAGCACCATCCATCCGCTGACGATCCTGTCGACGCTGCCTGCGGCCGGGCTGGGAGCGCTGGCGACGCTGATGCTGTTCGGCAGGCCCCTGGATGTGATCGGCATCATTGGCATCATCCTGCTGATTGGGATCGTGAAGAAAAACGGCATCATGTTGGTGGATTTCGCGCTGCACGCCGAGCGCGAGCGGGGCCTATCGACCGAGGACGCCATCCACGAGGCCTGCCTGCTGCGCTTCCGCCCGATCCTGATGACGACACTCTGCGCCATGCTGGGCGGGGTGCCGCTGATGCTGGGCACGGGAACGGGGTCAGAGCTACGCCAGCCGCTGGGATATGCCATGGTGGGTGGGTTGCTGGTCTCCCAGGTGCTGACGCTATTCACCACGCCGGTCGTGTATCTCTACATGGACAAGCTCAGCAAATGGTTCGGCCGCCTGAGCCGTCGTCGGATCGGGGATGAGGTTGCAAAGCCCGCGTGA
- a CDS encoding DnaB-like helicase C-terminal domain-containing protein: MPSPLGPPPPSRGPVPIATILSTLPALERAGIMVQASRQPVSRSPFDESLLAAATGDRTQGQLILLTGQPGTGRTSLALQIATVAAGRSGPVAWFAHDRNAGQVATHLLTQAGLLTKPAVPRRSPVTQTVVNRLAALALHVDDQPELAVDAVRQRCAELAVGIGLALVVIDYVQLMKLDRRAPSFEAALQLAKQDLRAMSRALDVPVLIIGSQRRQKPGETRSPPGPDLQRLDPHSVCDRVFVLQRNGEAAQLLVVRPAEPAIAMRFDPVGLRFEPAAGRAS, encoded by the coding sequence ATGCCAAGTCCGCTCGGGCCACCGCCTCCATCCCGCGGTCCGGTGCCGATCGCCACCATCCTGTCCACGCTTCCCGCGCTCGAGCGGGCCGGTATCATGGTTCAGGCGTCCCGACAGCCGGTATCAAGGTCACCGTTCGACGAGAGCCTGTTGGCAGCCGCGACCGGAGACCGGACCCAGGGTCAGCTGATCCTGCTGACTGGCCAGCCCGGCACCGGCCGCACCAGCCTGGCGCTGCAGATCGCCACCGTCGCCGCCGGCCGAAGCGGCCCAGTGGCCTGGTTTGCGCATGACAGGAACGCCGGGCAAGTCGCGACACACCTGCTGACGCAGGCGGGCCTGCTGACGAAACCTGCTGTGCCGCGGCGATCGCCAGTGACGCAGACAGTGGTGAACCGGCTCGCCGCACTGGCGCTGCATGTCGACGATCAGCCTGAGCTCGCGGTCGACGCCGTGCGACAACGCTGCGCAGAGCTGGCGGTCGGCATCGGACTGGCTCTGGTCGTCATCGACTATGTCCAGCTGATGAAACTCGATCGGCGCGCCCCGAGTTTCGAAGCGGCACTGCAGCTGGCGAAGCAGGATCTGCGCGCGATGTCGCGCGCCCTCGATGTGCCGGTGCTGATCATCGGCTCGCAGCGCCGCCAAAAGCCAGGGGAGACACGGTCCCCCCCTGGCCCTGATCTGCAGCGGCTGGATCCGCACTCGGTGTGTGATCGTGTGTTCGTGCTGCAGCGTAACGGCGAGGCAGCGCAGCTGCTCGTCGTCAGGCCGGCCGAGCCGGCGATTGCGATGCGTTTCGATCCGGTCGGCTTGCGCTTCGAGCCAGCAGCAGGGCGCGCCTCATGA
- a CDS encoding site-specific integrase produces MSSRGDSSDVAAVPASASSVLSPETQRVYTGAWRDFCTWRTGMGMGSSLPVPAEHIVGYIESLMPAASPSTIKLRLASIAWHSNQPGSASCTAHAAVRAALRRCQRAASGSAEQAVVIQLACCGEDLAGLRDRAVLLMHQIGGLAPADSAGLDREDFEFGNTELVVRVRLPDAPVEESGQPVHLPRRRNDPLCPAVALERWLQRSGILYGAIFQGVTVHGTLDRRLGVVGVRRILQRIATQAATQAMPPARSLVPATPTPRSNPKARLPAPARKFKRPAPAGPGHLSQPPLR; encoded by the coding sequence ATGAGCAGCCGGGGTGATAGCTCCGACGTTGCCGCTGTCCCGGCATCGGCGAGCTCGGTGCTCTCTCCGGAGACGCAACGGGTCTATACCGGCGCCTGGCGGGACTTCTGTACCTGGCGCACTGGCATGGGGATGGGGTCGTCCCTGCCGGTGCCGGCGGAGCACATCGTCGGCTACATCGAGAGCCTGATGCCGGCCGCGAGCCCCAGCACCATCAAGCTGCGGCTGGCGTCGATCGCCTGGCACAGCAACCAGCCCGGCAGCGCCTCCTGCACCGCTCACGCCGCCGTCCGCGCGGCACTGCGTCGGTGCCAGCGTGCCGCAAGCGGTTCGGCCGAGCAGGCGGTCGTGATCCAGCTCGCGTGTTGTGGCGAGGACTTGGCCGGCCTGCGTGACCGGGCGGTGCTGCTGATGCACCAGATCGGCGGCCTAGCCCCTGCCGACAGCGCCGGGTTGGATCGGGAAGATTTCGAGTTCGGGAACACCGAACTCGTCGTGCGGGTCCGGCTACCCGATGCACCAGTCGAAGAGTCGGGTCAGCCCGTGCATCTGCCGCGCCGTCGCAACGACCCGCTCTGCCCGGCGGTGGCACTCGAGCGCTGGCTGCAGCGCTCGGGCATCCTGTATGGCGCGATCTTCCAGGGGGTCACCGTGCACGGAACCCTGGACCGTCGGCTGGGTGTCGTCGGTGTGCGCCGGATCCTGCAGCGGATCGCGACGCAGGCCGCTACGCAGGCCATGCCACCGGCACGATCCCTGGTGCCGGCAACTCCGACGCCGCGATCCAATCCGAAGGCCCGGTTGCCCGCTCCTGCCAGAAAGTTCAAGCGGCCAGCACCCGCAGGACCTGGACACCTGTCGCAGCCACCGCTTCGGTGA
- a CDS encoding efflux RND transporter periplasmic adaptor subunit, producing the protein MNLAVWIALPAILLAGGAYSVLTTRTHDAPAVVPPPIPVVVAPVRQQDVPVILSGLGTVQALNTAAIRSQVTGQLETVDFTEGLSVHKGDKLAQIDQRPAQARLDQANAQLAKDQAQLANVQRNLSRNLPLLRNGFATDQQVTDQQSQVAQLQSAMQADQAVIEDARTQLSYTTLTAPFDGITGLRTLDVGNIIHPTDVTGLTVETQIQPIGVVFTLPAADIQQVMDGMAKGDLKAVAYDQAGTRALDTGRLLLINNQADPATGTVQLKALFPNPSRRLWPGTFVNVELATSVAEGALTLPTDAVQQGAKGPFVFVIGKDGKVASRTIQMGQRQHDMVIVTAGLRVGDDVVEQGQYRLVDGSMVSPAGAGQVVDASAASSGMLP; encoded by the coding sequence ATGAATCTTGCAGTTTGGATTGCGTTGCCTGCGATCCTCCTCGCTGGCGGGGCCTACAGCGTGCTCACCACCCGTACCCATGACGCGCCCGCCGTTGTGCCGCCGCCGATCCCGGTGGTGGTTGCGCCGGTGCGGCAGCAGGATGTGCCGGTGATCCTGTCCGGCCTGGGGACGGTGCAGGCACTTAACACAGCCGCCATTCGCTCACAGGTGACGGGGCAGTTGGAGACGGTGGATTTCACCGAAGGGCTGAGCGTGCACAAGGGCGACAAGCTGGCCCAGATCGATCAGCGACCGGCGCAGGCGCGGCTGGACCAAGCCAACGCGCAATTGGCCAAGGATCAGGCGCAACTCGCCAACGTGCAGCGTAATCTGAGCCGCAATCTGCCGCTGCTACGCAACGGCTTCGCCACCGACCAGCAGGTGACGGACCAGCAATCGCAGGTAGCGCAATTGCAGAGCGCCATGCAGGCGGATCAGGCCGTGATTGAGGATGCTCGCACCCAGCTCAGCTACACCACGCTGACGGCGCCGTTCGACGGCATAACCGGGCTGCGAACGCTGGATGTCGGCAACATCATCCACCCGACGGATGTAACCGGGCTGACGGTCGAGACACAGATCCAGCCGATCGGCGTGGTGTTCACCCTGCCTGCCGCCGACATCCAGCAGGTGATGGACGGCATGGCCAAGGGTGATCTGAAGGCTGTTGCTTACGACCAAGCCGGCACCCGCGCGCTCGACACGGGGCGGCTACTACTGATCAACAACCAAGCCGACCCCGCTACCGGCACTGTGCAGTTGAAGGCGCTGTTTCCCAATCCGAGCCGTCGGCTCTGGCCTGGAACCTTCGTGAATGTGGAGTTGGCGACATCGGTGGCTGAAGGCGCGCTCACCCTTCCGACCGATGCCGTGCAGCAGGGCGCCAAAGGCCCGTTCGTCTTCGTCATTGGCAAGGATGGCAAAGTTGCGTCCCGAACCATCCAGATGGGGCAGCGCCAACACGACATGGTCATCGTCACGGCCGGGCTGCGGGTGGGCGACGACGTGGTGGAGCAGGGCCAATACCGGCTGGTGGACGGTTCGATGGTGAGCCCGGCCGGCGCTGGACAGGTAGTGGACGCGTCGGCGGCCAGCTCGGGAATGCTGCCATGA
- a CDS encoding segregation/condensation protein A — translation MAEGEADLPPAPTDVMNVDPVWDNWETPPRVPSIPELHVDGFDGPLDLLLDLAERQQIDLGRLSALELITQFVAAMQRLAGRVTLERRADWLVLAARLLLLRSRLMFPASPAEAATAEQDAAAEELRLGEMLRMRAAATWMEARPQLGQEVFARPRQKQDGRTETTMALLEACLVVLRGPRSRPETAPLYRPMPMQFWRVDQALARIRMVLAANPSGGVLEIFLPEPGLEPETGQGGNRTKQARGALAGTFVACLEMAKQGEIDADQDSLFDPIRISLPQPALQLAQAS, via the coding sequence ATGGCTGAGGGTGAGGCCGACCTCCCGCCGGCACCCACCGACGTCATGAACGTCGACCCTGTTTGGGACAACTGGGAAACGCCGCCCCGTGTGCCGAGCATCCCGGAGCTGCATGTCGACGGCTTCGATGGACCGCTCGACCTGCTGCTGGACCTAGCCGAGCGACAACAGATCGATCTTGGCCGCCTGTCCGCGCTGGAACTGATCACCCAGTTCGTCGCCGCGATGCAGAGGTTGGCCGGGCGGGTGACGCTGGAACGGCGTGCGGACTGGCTGGTGCTGGCCGCCCGGCTGCTGCTGCTGCGATCGCGACTGATGTTCCCGGCCAGCCCGGCTGAGGCCGCCACCGCCGAGCAGGATGCCGCTGCGGAAGAGCTGCGGCTCGGCGAGATGCTCCGCATGCGGGCTGCAGCGACCTGGATGGAGGCACGGCCGCAGCTGGGACAGGAGGTGTTTGCCCGGCCGCGGCAGAAACAGGACGGCCGCACCGAAACCACCATGGCGCTGCTGGAGGCCTGCCTCGTGGTGCTGCGTGGACCGCGCAGCCGTCCTGAGACGGCGCCGCTCTACCGGCCGATGCCGATGCAGTTCTGGCGGGTGGACCAGGCGCTGGCGCGGATCCGCATGGTACTGGCGGCAAATCCGTCAGGCGGTGTGTTGGAAATCTTCCTGCCGGAGCCAGGGCTGGAGCCAGAAACGGGGCAGGGGGGCAACCGGACCAAGCAAGCGCGCGGGGCGCTGGCAGGAACCTTCGTGGCGTGCCTGGAGATGGCCAAGCAGGGCGAGATCGACGCCGATCAGGACAGCCTGTTCGACCCGATCCGGATCAGCCTGCCGCAGCCGGCGCTTCAGCTTGCCCAGGCGAGCTGA
- a CDS encoding NUDIX hydrolase, with protein MAKTDRSGDVQHAALPYRRTLTGALEILLLTSRGTGRWIIPKGWPMKGRKGWQTAALEALQEAGVSGRISKKPIGFFAASKTLPDGDDRLMTIKVYPLLVKSELETWDERDERQRVWFARDKAINLVSEGGLALLIEDFGV; from the coding sequence ATGGCAAAAACTGACCGCTCGGGTGACGTTCAACATGCAGCGCTGCCCTATCGCCGGACCCTGACTGGAGCACTCGAAATCCTGCTGCTGACGTCTCGAGGCACTGGTCGCTGGATCATCCCCAAGGGCTGGCCAATGAAAGGGAGAAAAGGATGGCAGACCGCAGCATTGGAGGCTCTTCAGGAGGCCGGTGTGTCTGGCCGCATCAGCAAAAAGCCGATCGGTTTCTTTGCTGCCAGCAAAACGCTGCCTGACGGTGATGACCGGTTGATGACCATCAAGGTCTATCCGCTGCTGGTTAAAAGCGAACTCGAAACCTGGGATGAGCGGGATGAGCGACAGCGGGTATGGTTTGCCCGGGATAAAGCTATCAATCTCGTTTCAGAAGGCGGTTTGGCGCTCTTGATTGAGGATTTCGGCGTCTAG
- a CDS encoding TonB-dependent receptor, producing MFRQFRIAAVVSATSAQIVTSYPAIAQSAPIPPTNRAEAAPGNGSSGHVPQAVSDIVDKPEQVTVRLDRARSALQPSLGAQVYRFGSGALHNIPQGENTPLNQVLLQAPGVAQDSFGQIHVRGDHNEVQFRIDGVQLPEGLAVFGQSLQTRFANNLSLTTGALPAQYGFLTAAVINIDVKTGINAPGGEVSLYGGARDYLQPSFAYGASAGRWDLFVTGDTLHNRIGIENPTSSFNAVHDLSNQYHGLTKLTFTADADTRVSLIAGISDAEYQIPNNPEQVPDLGISDNGITNYKSRDLTEHQKEITDFGILSLQKQIGSLTLQSSVFTRYSSLYYSPDPIGDLLFDGIGQTAARSVMSTGWQTDTSWRINDSHTLRFGEQAFIERNIASTNSVVSPQIGSAFDGSPIYSNMPVSIQSGSGKTGLVYGLYLQDEWSILPRLTINYGVRFDGVSEYVSASQFSPRVNVVWRPTSSTTLHAGYSRYFTPPPFEEVTNDTISRFQNTSAASELTQNGKVQPERDHYFDGGIDQILFPGVHIGLDAYYKQATNLIDEGQFGAPIILSAFNYAKGEVHGYEASLSYDKGPLSLYGNVAWSRAIGKDITSSQFDFSADDLAYIRNRWVHLDHDQRWTGSAGAAYALFHATTHPLRTSADMVVGSGLRADGSTPNGRALPGYYTVNLALVQSFKSLVLRGTVLRLDLLNLLDRRYIIRDGSGIGVGAPQYGLRRTILAGITQRF from the coding sequence ATGTTCCGTCAATTTCGAATCGCTGCCGTCGTGTCGGCAACTTCAGCTCAGATCGTTACGAGTTATCCAGCTATTGCACAGTCTGCGCCGATCCCGCCAACAAATAGGGCTGAAGCGGCGCCAGGTAACGGCTCTTCGGGACATGTCCCACAAGCGGTATCAGACATTGTAGACAAGCCGGAACAAGTCACGGTGCGCCTCGACCGAGCACGGTCCGCTTTGCAGCCGAGCCTTGGTGCCCAAGTCTACCGGTTCGGCTCCGGCGCGCTGCATAACATTCCTCAGGGCGAAAACACGCCGCTCAACCAAGTCCTTTTGCAGGCACCTGGAGTGGCGCAGGATAGCTTCGGTCAAATCCACGTTCGCGGCGACCATAACGAGGTTCAGTTTCGGATCGATGGCGTGCAGCTTCCTGAAGGGCTAGCTGTATTTGGCCAAAGCCTTCAGACACGCTTTGCGAACAACCTGTCTCTGACTACCGGAGCCCTACCAGCACAGTATGGCTTTCTGACCGCAGCGGTCATTAACATCGATGTCAAGACGGGTATCAATGCGCCTGGTGGTGAGGTTTCGCTTTACGGTGGCGCTCGCGACTATCTCCAACCATCATTTGCCTACGGCGCCTCAGCAGGGCGCTGGGACCTCTTTGTGACTGGGGACACATTGCATAATCGGATTGGCATCGAAAACCCGACCAGCTCATTCAATGCCGTCCATGACCTCAGCAACCAATATCACGGCTTAACAAAGCTAACTTTCACCGCTGATGCTGACACCCGCGTGAGCTTGATTGCCGGCATCTCGGATGCCGAATACCAGATCCCAAACAACCCTGAGCAGGTACCCGATCTGGGTATTTCTGACAATGGTATCACTAACTACAAAAGCCGGGACCTTACTGAGCATCAAAAAGAGATTACCGATTTCGGGATTCTATCGCTACAAAAGCAGATCGGCAGCTTGACGCTGCAGAGTTCAGTTTTCACCCGCTACAGCAGCCTGTATTACTCGCCCGATCCCATTGGCGACCTGTTGTTCGACGGCATAGGTCAGACAGCCGCGCGCTCGGTGATGTCAACCGGCTGGCAAACAGACACAAGCTGGCGGATCAATGACAGCCACACCTTGCGTTTTGGAGAGCAGGCGTTTATCGAGCGGAACATAGCTAGTACTAATTCCGTTGTTTCGCCTCAAATCGGCTCTGCCTTTGATGGAAGCCCGATTTATAGCAACATGCCTGTAAGCATTCAGAGTGGCAGCGGAAAGACTGGCCTCGTCTACGGCCTCTACCTGCAAGACGAGTGGAGCATACTACCGCGGTTGACGATCAACTACGGCGTACGCTTTGATGGCGTCAGCGAGTACGTCAGCGCTTCCCAGTTCAGCCCCCGGGTTAACGTCGTCTGGCGTCCGACGAGTAGCACCACCCTCCATGCAGGCTACTCACGCTATTTTACGCCGCCGCCTTTCGAAGAAGTGACAAACGACACCATTAGCAGATTCCAGAATACCAGTGCCGCGTCGGAACTCACTCAGAACGGGAAAGTCCAGCCGGAGCGTGACCATTATTTTGACGGCGGTATTGATCAGATCTTATTTCCTGGTGTTCACATTGGTCTCGACGCCTACTACAAGCAGGCGACCAATCTAATTGATGAAGGACAATTTGGCGCGCCAATCATCTTATCGGCGTTCAATTACGCTAAAGGCGAAGTGCATGGCTACGAAGCCAGTCTCTCCTACGACAAAGGCCCGCTATCATTGTATGGCAATGTCGCCTGGTCTCGCGCGATTGGTAAGGATATCACGTCGTCGCAATTCGATTTTAGCGCTGACGACCTAGCCTATATCCGCAACCGCTGGGTGCATCTCGACCATGATCAGCGTTGGACAGGCTCGGCAGGCGCCGCTTATGCCTTGTTCCACGCAACCACTCACCCACTGCGCACCTCTGCGGACATGGTGGTAGGCTCCGGACTACGTGCCGATGGGTCAACGCCAAACGGCCGTGCATTGCCGGGATACTACACTGTCAATCTCGCGCTGGTTCAGAGCTTCAAAAGCCTTGTATTGCGCGGCACCGTCCTCCGGCTTGACCTGCTAAACCTATTGGATCGCCGCTATATCATCCGAGATGGGAGTGGCATAGGTGTCGGCGCACCTCAATATGGTCTACGCCGTACCATCCTGGCGGGCATCACGCAGCGTTTTTGA